The Solibacillus daqui genome has a segment encoding these proteins:
- a CDS encoding GGDEF domain-containing protein: protein MLIQQQEKLDFNKFESLEEKFEYAKSMHLVAKFEEGLSYFRILKTEYEAIKRYDRVIDCLGWICQNLANLGRVEELYNYLPEYKSICKEHGTELNQLKLSTYLAFISTSIGDEKSAIEYYQEAIAIAKKLNDTKRYVISLINLQGVYLLIKDFKQANAIALEVKKQFEQDPSIKTTMSEAAYYLNLMTIQLEWQQLQTIEPLFHAFEAIANIEKYSREQMYYQCVKGRYYNQLQRYPDAITELENAYAFIVQTKEEPFLTIILENLVQAHENSGNYQEALYYAKKFNEKMLDEQKKHVTNETIKVIKEIDLDNMKQLVYLDGLTSIPNRRYLEKFGAKLIDEAAHNVHCAIIDIDNFKKINDRFGHIVGDLAIQQLAQIIQDVLPENFLFARYAGDEFVFLAKQLGKDAETILQQLFASITDFEFQTDEICVKLTISMGVASLADCEVKELKTLLDLADQALYQSKNTGRNLISFYVNA, encoded by the coding sequence ATGCTTATACAACAGCAGGAAAAGTTAGATTTCAATAAATTTGAGTCATTAGAAGAAAAGTTTGAATATGCAAAAAGCATGCACCTAGTCGCTAAATTTGAAGAAGGTTTAAGCTATTTTCGAATCTTAAAAACAGAGTACGAAGCCATAAAACGATATGATCGTGTCATTGATTGCTTAGGCTGGATTTGCCAAAATCTTGCGAACTTAGGCCGTGTTGAAGAATTATACAACTATTTACCTGAATATAAATCAATCTGCAAAGAGCATGGAACTGAGCTCAATCAATTAAAACTCAGTACCTACTTAGCGTTCATTAGCACTTCAATTGGTGACGAAAAATCAGCCATTGAGTATTATCAAGAAGCCATTGCGATTGCCAAAAAATTAAATGACACCAAACGTTACGTAATTAGTTTAATCAATTTACAAGGCGTCTATCTGTTAATAAAAGATTTTAAGCAAGCAAATGCCATTGCACTAGAAGTTAAAAAACAATTCGAACAAGACCCTAGCATCAAAACGACCATGTCTGAAGCTGCCTATTACTTAAATTTAATGACCATCCAATTAGAATGGCAGCAATTACAAACAATCGAACCATTATTCCATGCATTCGAAGCCATCGCAAATATCGAGAAGTATAGTCGCGAACAGATGTATTATCAATGTGTGAAAGGTCGTTATTACAATCAATTACAGCGTTATCCTGATGCCATCACTGAATTAGAAAATGCCTATGCGTTTATTGTTCAAACGAAAGAAGAGCCTTTTTTAACCATTATTCTTGAAAATTTAGTACAAGCTCACGAAAATAGCGGTAATTATCAAGAAGCACTGTATTATGCAAAGAAGTTCAACGAAAAAATGTTAGATGAACAAAAGAAACACGTGACGAATGAGACAATTAAAGTCATCAAAGAAATCGATTTAGATAATATGAAGCAGCTTGTTTATCTTGATGGACTCACTTCAATTCCTAACCGCAGATATTTAGAAAAATTTGGCGCAAAATTAATCGATGAGGCAGCGCATAATGTCCATTGTGCCATCATCGATATCGACAATTTTAAAAAGATAAATGACCGCTTTGGCCATATCGTTGGTGACTTAGCTATTCAACAGCTCGCACAGATTATTCAAGATGTTTTGCCAGAAAACTTTTTATTCGCACGCTATGCTGGTGATGAATTCGTCTTTCTCGCAAAGCAGCTAGGAAAAGATGCTGAAACAATACTCCAACAGCTTTTCGCAAGTATCACCGATTTTGAATTCCAAACAGACGAAATTTGTGTAAAGTTAACAATTAGTATGGGCGTTGCATCGCTTGCTGATTGTGAAGTAAAAGAGTTAAAAACATTACTAGACCTTGCCGATCAAGCTTTATACCAATCTAAAAACACGGGAAGAAATTTGATAAGTTTTTATGTAAATGCTTAG
- a CDS encoding phage holin family protein, whose translation METNTFWTSVIDRITEWSLYLIGDVDELVTALCILMAIDFTLGIMVTWLIKDVISCKASKGLLKKLAMILMVVAAVQLDNATNSGDFMRNAMILFLIGIEGISMIENLGHLGIKVPRFMQNAFKQLQNDNEDKSKDGENK comes from the coding sequence TTGGAAACAAACACATTTTGGACGTCGGTTATTGATCGTATTACAGAATGGAGTTTATATTTAATTGGTGATGTAGATGAATTGGTTACGGCGCTCTGTATTTTGATGGCAATCGATTTTACATTAGGCATCATGGTAACTTGGTTAATTAAAGATGTAATTTCCTGTAAAGCTTCTAAGGGGTTATTGAAAAAGTTAGCAATGATATTAATGGTCGTAGCAGCAGTGCAATTGGACAACGCTACTAATAGTGGTGATTTCATGCGGAATGCTATGATTTTATTTCTAATCGGTATAGAAGGGATTAGTATGATAGAAAACCTCGGGCATTTAGGAATTAAAGTACCTCGTTTTATGCAAAATGCATTTAAACAATTACAGAATGACAACGAAGACAAATCAAAAGATGGTGAAAATAAATGA